Proteins encoded by one window of Candidatus Methylomirabilis sp.:
- the fliM gene encoding flagellar motor switch protein FliM, with the protein MNEILSQEEIDSLLLAAAKSAPPPAASPSQIKRQYIRYDFRRPNRISKEQLQALQMLHDRFTKQMGVSLTPLLRTFVEIRPTLVEQMTYAEYIASVTYPACLGIFGMTPLKGGAVVEFQPRLIFYIIDRILGGAGRSPNVAREFTEIERALVSKLLKRILEDLRSAWTRVSPFQFDLLNLEVNPGFLQLTAPTDMVIFIGFDVKIGEVEGTMNLCFPFSTLEPVIPNLSLRRWIAGHREEEDQSGSTEITQAMPAIGLKVRALLGSIPLSIHELSALKPGDIMRLEVGSHSLGVLEVEGVPKYVVKIGMSHRKRAVQIVADLSEGGSIHAAHH; encoded by the coding sequence ATGAATGAGATCCTGAGCCAAGAAGAAATCGATTCGTTGTTGTTAGCCGCGGCAAAGAGCGCTCCTCCGCCGGCCGCCTCGCCCTCCCAGATCAAACGTCAATACATCCGATACGATTTTCGCCGGCCCAATCGGATCTCCAAGGAGCAACTCCAGGCTCTTCAGATGCTTCACGACCGCTTCACGAAACAAATGGGGGTTTCTCTCACCCCTCTCTTGAGGACGTTTGTTGAAATCCGGCCTACCCTGGTGGAACAGATGACCTACGCGGAATATATCGCATCGGTTACCTATCCTGCCTGCCTGGGCATCTTCGGAATGACGCCACTGAAGGGTGGGGCCGTCGTCGAGTTCCAGCCGCGCCTGATCTTTTATATTATCGATCGGATCCTCGGGGGCGCCGGACGTTCGCCCAATGTGGCGCGGGAATTCACCGAGATCGAGCGAGCGCTGGTCTCGAAGCTGCTCAAGCGCATCCTGGAGGACCTCCGGAGCGCCTGGACCCGCGTCAGCCCATTCCAGTTCGATCTGCTGAACCTGGAGGTCAACCCGGGCTTCCTCCAGCTCACGGCGCCGACCGACATGGTGATCTTCATCGGCTTCGACGTGAAGATTGGCGAGGTCGAAGGGACGATGAACCTCTGTTTCCCCTTCTCCACGCTGGAGCCAGTCATCCCGAATCTCTCGCTGAGACGATGGATCGCCGGGCACCGAGAGGAAGAGGATCAGAGTGGGTCTACTGAGATCACCCAGGCCATGCCGGCCATCGGTCTCAAAGTTCGGGCATTGCTCGGGTCGATCCCCCTGAGCATCCATGAACTGAGTGCTCTCAAGCCGGGCGACATCATGCGCCTGGAGGTAGGATCTCATTCGCTCGGCGTGCTTGAAGTAGAGGGGGTGCCGAAATACGTAGTAAAGATCGGTATGTCGCACAGGAAGAGGGCTGTGCAGATTGTGGCGGACCTATCAGAGGGGGGGTCGATTCATGCCGCACACCACTGA
- the fliN gene encoding flagellar motor switch protein FliN: protein MPHTTDQRDYVASPSEMGRVSTALEQQGGLLFEAVSKVCSALCGQTVRLTLDRIVQGSPSTLPSLLPGPWVGMAMQATQGLSGTQLLVWKEADAVAIAQLILGEQPVLRPGVSPDQLDALSETANQISGAIGTAMRAAWGKPVGFGEGIVSALADAEACRAMFREEAPAPFLCVANVMREGATPSQVALVVCPSLLAGLEKSQPDNNASVAKEDTVSATSASVHVPFVPLTGGERTGSSNGIDMLLDVNLQVSVELGRTRLQIRDILQLGPGSIVELDKQAGEAVDILVNDKPIAKGEVIIIDENFGVRLTSITSVADRIKNLR, encoded by the coding sequence ATGCCGCACACCACTGATCAGCGAGACTACGTGGCGTCTCCATCCGAAATGGGGAGAGTGTCTACGGCATTGGAGCAGCAGGGGGGGTTGCTCTTCGAGGCGGTCTCTAAGGTCTGCTCGGCGCTCTGCGGCCAGACAGTGCGGCTCACGCTCGATCGGATCGTCCAGGGATCGCCCTCGACGTTGCCCTCTCTTTTGCCTGGACCATGGGTCGGCATGGCGATGCAAGCCACCCAGGGTCTCTCCGGTACGCAGCTCTTAGTCTGGAAGGAGGCCGACGCTGTAGCCATCGCGCAACTCATCCTGGGAGAGCAGCCGGTGTTGCGGCCTGGAGTATCTCCCGATCAGCTCGACGCGCTCTCGGAAACCGCGAACCAGATCAGCGGCGCCATCGGCACCGCCATGCGGGCTGCGTGGGGGAAACCGGTAGGCTTCGGAGAGGGGATCGTGTCGGCGCTGGCCGACGCAGAGGCATGCCGCGCGATGTTTCGCGAGGAGGCGCCGGCCCCGTTTCTCTGTGTGGCCAATGTGATGCGTGAAGGGGCGACGCCAAGCCAGGTGGCGCTGGTCGTCTGCCCCTCTCTGCTCGCGGGATTGGAAAAATCCCAGCCCGACAACAACGCTTCGGTTGCGAAGGAGGATACAGTGTCTGCAACATCTGCCTCAGTTCACGTGCCGTTCGTTCCCCTGACCGGAGGGGAACGGACCGGCTCCAGCAACGGCATCGACATGCTGCTCGATGTGAATCTTCAGGTGAGCGTAGAACTCGGCCGGACCAGGCTTCAGATTCGAGACATTCTCCAGCTCGGTCCGGGATCGATCGTGGAACTGGATAAACAGGCCGGTGAAGCGGTGGACATCCTTGTGAACGATAAGCCGATCGCCAAGGGTGAGGTGATCATCATCGACGAGAATTTTGGGGTGAGGCTCACCAGCATTACGAGTGTGGCCGATCGGATCAAGAACCTGCGGTAA
- the fliO gene encoding flagellar biosynthetic protein FliO codes for MLKAGLWAATVLWLIAVTPCGGSAEPTQGVGVTEPAPASSSQQLDLSSYSDPQSPLPGAGITSQIFTALGAVLGLMALGVYLYKRVTLRGPRGAHQNGTIRVLSRTYLGPKESLCLVQVGNDVLLLGQTSSGITLLHTLEPITAATASGTRDGEEAIGSLGQPEHRRPSGFARERSTALAGLESRLRRLNKLWGTEVSD; via the coding sequence ATGCTCAAGGCAGGTCTATGGGCGGCGACAGTGCTCTGGCTCATTGCGGTGACGCCATGCGGCGGGAGCGCCGAGCCCACGCAGGGGGTGGGAGTGACCGAGCCGGCGCCGGCCTCCTCCTCACAGCAGCTCGATCTGTCGAGCTATAGCGATCCTCAAAGCCCGCTGCCGGGCGCCGGCATCACCTCGCAAATCTTTACGGCGCTCGGGGCCGTGCTGGGTCTGATGGCCCTTGGGGTCTACCTGTATAAACGGGTCACGCTGCGTGGGCCGCGCGGCGCCCACCAGAACGGGACCATCCGGGTCCTGAGCCGAACCTATCTAGGCCCGAAGGAGTCGCTCTGCCTCGTGCAGGTGGGGAACGACGTCTTACTCCTTGGCCAAACCAGCTCGGGGATCACACTGCTCCATACGCTGGAGCCGATTACTGCTGCTACCGCCTCGGGTACGAGGGATGGTGAGGAGGCGATCGGCTCGCTGGGACAGCCCGAGCATCGCCGGCCGTCCGGATTTGCGCGGGAGCGTTCAACGGCGTTGGCCGGACTCGAGAGCCGCCTGAGGCGGCTGAACAAGCTCTGGGGAACGGAGGTCTCGGACTAA
- the fliP gene encoding flagellar type III secretion system pore protein FliP (The bacterial flagellar biogenesis protein FliP forms a type III secretion system (T3SS)-type pore required for flagellar assembly.), whose product MGIGLLVASPLLAAGPSFVPLPQLPLVSGIAGGAEPTTAVQIVILLTLLAMAPALVIMLTSFSRIIIVLSFLRTAMGTQQMPPNQVLVGLTLFLTFFVMAPVGGQINREALQPYLSRQLSQETALERALQPLREFMFKQTRERDLALMVHLARMERPKDRAAVPTHVLVPAYAISELRTAFQIGFVLFIPFLVIDMVVSSVLISMGMLFLPPPVISFPFKLLLFVLADGWHLVVRSLVMGFQ is encoded by the coding sequence ATGGGGATCGGACTGCTTGTCGCGTCGCCGCTGCTTGCCGCAGGGCCCTCGTTTGTTCCCCTCCCGCAGCTTCCATTGGTCTCGGGTATCGCGGGGGGCGCCGAGCCTACTACGGCCGTACAGATCGTCATCCTGCTGACCCTGCTGGCCATGGCGCCTGCGCTGGTCATCATGCTGACCTCCTTCTCCAGGATCATTATCGTCCTCTCCTTCCTGCGGACGGCCATGGGAACCCAGCAGATGCCGCCCAACCAGGTTCTGGTCGGGTTGACGCTGTTTCTCACCTTTTTCGTCATGGCGCCGGTGGGTGGACAGATCAACCGGGAGGCCCTCCAGCCATACCTCAGCCGGCAGCTTTCCCAGGAGACGGCCCTCGAGCGAGCGCTGCAGCCGCTTCGAGAGTTCATGTTCAAGCAGACGCGTGAGCGGGACCTGGCCCTTATGGTCCACTTGGCGCGGATGGAGCGCCCGAAGGACCGTGCGGCAGTCCCGACGCACGTCTTGGTTCCGGCCTATGCCATCAGCGAGCTTCGGACCGCCTTCCAGATTGGGTTCGTCCTGTTTATTCCGTTCCTGGTCATCGACATGGTCGTCTCAAGCGTCCTTATCTCGATGGGGATGCTGTTCCTGCCCCCGCCGGTTATTTCGTTTCCATTCAAACTCCTGCTGTTTGTCCTCGCCGATGGGTGGCACCTGGTGGTGCGCTCGCTGGTGATGGGATTTCAGTGA
- the fliQ gene encoding flagellar biosynthesis protein FliQ, translating to MNTQVVLDLGSQALQLILLLSAPILVAGLVVGLLVSVLQAVTSIQEATLAFVPKIVVVFVALIIFLPWMIKTMLSFTTSLLINLPLYGR from the coding sequence ATGAATACGCAGGTGGTACTCGATCTGGGCTCTCAGGCCCTTCAGCTCATCCTACTCCTGTCGGCGCCCATCCTCGTTGCCGGTCTTGTCGTGGGGCTGCTGGTGAGCGTTCTGCAGGCCGTCACCTCGATCCAGGAGGCGACGCTCGCCTTTGTCCCGAAGATCGTGGTGGTCTTCGTGGCCCTGATTATCTTTTTACCCTGGATGATAAAGACGATGCTTTCGTTTACCACGTCGCTGCTCATCAATCTGCCGCTGTATGGGCGATAG
- a CDS encoding flagellar biosynthetic protein FliR, whose product MTVDSVLLSTWNLPLFLLILFRLGGLLLSAPIFGGSHLPIPFKVGIALTLALSLYPLLRTSALPGHLSPHVSSGQGIEPFSLFLSIVGEVTVGVVIGLAARFLFVGVSLAGELSGIQMGLGIANVVDPQFPQHASVVAQFMEIITVLTFLMLQGHHALLEAIWASFESIPPGTFSGAAAAGAASVLVSLFGKSLVLAVKLSSPIMVAVLLTNVAIGLLARVVPQLNFFAFGLSFTLVVGLMALLVSLPLLTHLIEVSTGQVRLELFTLLRSLSHAVR is encoded by the coding sequence ATGACCGTGGATTCGGTGCTGTTGTCCACCTGGAATCTGCCGTTGTTTCTGCTGATCCTCTTTCGCCTTGGAGGGCTTCTGCTCTCAGCGCCGATCTTTGGGGGTAGCCATCTCCCCATCCCCTTCAAGGTCGGCATAGCTCTCACCCTCGCCCTGAGCCTCTACCCATTGCTCCGGACGAGCGCGCTCCCCGGGCACCTGTCTCCACACGTCTCCAGCGGGCAGGGGATAGAGCCGTTTTCGCTGTTCCTGAGCATCGTGGGGGAGGTGACGGTGGGGGTGGTGATCGGGCTCGCAGCGCGCTTCCTATTCGTGGGGGTCAGCCTCGCGGGGGAACTGAGCGGGATACAGATGGGCCTCGGCATCGCGAACGTCGTCGATCCGCAGTTCCCGCAGCATGCCTCTGTGGTGGCGCAGTTCATGGAGATCATCACCGTTCTCACCTTCCTGATGCTCCAGGGGCACCATGCCCTCCTGGAGGCCATCTGGGCGAGCTTCGAGTCGATCCCCCCCGGGACGTTCTCCGGGGCGGCGGCCGCGGGGGCCGCCTCGGTCTTGGTCTCGCTCTTCGGCAAAAGCCTGGTCCTGGCCGTCAAACTTTCTTCACCGATCATGGTGGCCGTGCTCCTGACGAACGTTGCCATCGGCCTGTTGGCGCGGGTGGTGCCGCAATTGAATTTCTTCGCCTTTGGCCTCTCCTTCACCCTCGTCGTCGGCCTCATGGCCTTGCTCGTTTCTCTACCGCTGCTCACGCACCTGATCGAGGTGAGCACCGGCCAGGTCCGTCTGGAACTGTTCACACTGTTGCGGAGTCTCTCCCATGCCGTCAGGTGA
- the flhB gene encoding flagellar biosynthesis protein FlhB produces the protein MPSGDATERTESATSKRRQEARQRGQVARSQEVNSALLLLSGTLVFYLLGGPLLSGLVELMRLHLGHLGGEFTPTQVHRVILATSLRTGMMLAPFMGALVLVAYVSNVAQVGFMTNSTALSFKWERLNPATGMKRLFAPGRMLTETVKSLLKFALVGFLVYRTISAHLSEIPLLVDMTPIQTMTWVGQLCFQLALRVSLAFLTLAALDYGYQRWQFEKSLRMTRGEVKDEMKQAEGDPAIKGRIKSMARQAAMHRMMADVPKADVVVINPIHFAVAMRYDSTSMEAPTVVAKGARLVAERIVATAKAHGVPIVEDVPLARALYKGVSIGQQIPIHLYKVVAEILAYVYQMSGTRKAAQ, from the coding sequence ATGCCGTCAGGTGATGCCACGGAACGGACCGAATCGGCGACGAGTAAACGGCGCCAGGAGGCGAGGCAGCGGGGCCAGGTTGCCCGCAGCCAGGAGGTGAACTCAGCCCTTCTGTTGCTCAGCGGCACCCTGGTCTTCTATCTGCTCGGCGGCCCGTTGCTCAGCGGCCTGGTGGAGCTTATGCGTCTTCATCTCGGGCATCTCGGCGGGGAGTTTACACCCACACAGGTCCATCGCGTTATCCTTGCTACGTCGCTTCGCACGGGGATGATGCTTGCGCCCTTCATGGGCGCGCTGGTCCTGGTCGCGTACGTGTCGAACGTTGCGCAGGTCGGCTTTATGACGAATTCGACGGCCTTGTCGTTCAAGTGGGAACGGTTGAACCCGGCGACAGGCATGAAGCGACTCTTCGCGCCGGGGCGGATGCTCACGGAAACAGTCAAGTCTCTTCTCAAGTTCGCCCTTGTCGGCTTCCTCGTTTATCGGACGATCAGCGCCCACCTGTCGGAGATCCCTCTGCTTGTGGATATGACGCCGATCCAGACGATGACCTGGGTCGGGCAGCTCTGCTTTCAGCTTGCGCTCCGGGTCAGTCTGGCTTTTCTCACGTTGGCCGCCCTGGACTATGGCTACCAGCGATGGCAGTTCGAAAAATCCCTCAGAATGACGCGGGGAGAGGTGAAGGATGAGATGAAACAGGCTGAGGGCGACCCCGCCATCAAGGGGCGGATCAAGAGTATGGCGCGACAGGCGGCCATGCACCGGATGATGGCGGACGTCCCAAAGGCGGATGTGGTAGTGATCAACCCGATCCACTTCGCCGTCGCGATGCGGTACGATTCGACTTCGATGGAGGCCCCGACCGTGGTGGCGAAGGGCGCCAGGCTGGTAGCCGAACGGATTGTGGCGACGGCCAAGGCCCACGGGGTCCCGATCGTTGAGGATGTCCCATTGGCCCGCGCGCTCTATAAGGGCGTGTCGATCGGCCAGCAAATCCCGATTCACCTGTACAAGGTGGTGGCGGAGATCCTGGCCTACGTCTATCAGATGAGCGGGACGCGAAAGGCGGCTCAATGA
- the flhA gene encoding flagellar biosynthesis protein FlhA: MNKVQAARPSPLLQGDVVVALASIGVLLAMLVPIPPLLLDLLLALNITLALLIFVISLYILRPLDLSVFPSLLLVLTLFRLSLNVASTRLVLLHGSEGPSAAGRIINAFGSFVVGGSYIVGAVVFAILAVIQFMVITKGAGRIAEVAARFTLDAMPGKQLSIDAELNAGLVSEPEARARRLEISREADFYGAMDGASKFVRGDAIASIIIITINILGGLAIGILQNGMDLMGALQTYTLLTVGDGLVTQIPALAISTAAGIVMTRAASEVELSSTLGRQMLFYPKPLGITAGVLLFVGLIPGMPFFPFFAVAALMGTMAYSRVKAPPSAPGRRAGEGGEEAPAAASGPEKVEQLLPLDLLTLEVGYGLIPLVDASQGGDLLDRVKLIRRQFALDMGFVVPPIRIRDNLSLRPNGYSVKMKGLEVAQGEVMVGHFLAMDPGTAQEPVEGLETREPTFGLPARWISTALKERAQILGYTVVDPSSVVATHLSEVIRQEARELLGRQEVQALLDHLKQSHPALVDGVIPAQLSLGAVQRVLQGLLTEGASIRDLPTIIEALADYAPFTKDPILLTEHARQALAKSICRSLVAPDGTLAVLTLGPSMEQTMSEAVIQNEQESYLALEPRLAQKVVEAIAQGVERCLPLQGQPVFLCTAAVRPHLRRLIERYLPQVVVLSYNEIGPRVSVKVLRTVELSDAS; this comes from the coding sequence ATGAATAAGGTGCAGGCTGCGCGTCCTTCACCGCTCTTGCAGGGCGATGTTGTGGTGGCCCTGGCCAGCATCGGCGTTCTCTTGGCGATGCTGGTCCCGATTCCCCCGCTTCTCCTCGACCTCTTGCTCGCTCTCAATATTACGCTCGCGCTGCTGATCTTCGTCATCTCGCTGTACATCCTCCGCCCCCTTGACCTATCGGTCTTTCCGTCGCTCCTGCTGGTTCTGACGCTGTTCCGACTTTCGTTGAATGTCGCCTCAACGCGCCTCGTCTTACTGCACGGCAGCGAAGGCCCAAGCGCCGCAGGCCGCATCATCAATGCCTTCGGGAGCTTCGTGGTGGGCGGCAGCTACATCGTGGGGGCCGTCGTATTCGCCATCCTGGCGGTGATTCAGTTTATGGTAATCACAAAGGGCGCGGGGCGGATCGCTGAGGTGGCCGCTCGCTTCACCCTCGACGCCATGCCGGGGAAGCAGTTGTCGATCGACGCCGAGCTGAATGCCGGCTTGGTCAGCGAGCCGGAGGCCAGAGCTCGCAGATTGGAGATCTCGCGGGAGGCCGACTTCTATGGGGCCATGGACGGCGCCAGTAAGTTCGTCCGAGGGGATGCGATCGCCAGCATAATCATCATTACCATCAACATTCTGGGGGGCCTCGCCATCGGCATCCTGCAGAATGGGATGGATCTGATGGGGGCGCTACAGACCTACACGCTGCTCACCGTTGGTGACGGCCTAGTGACGCAGATTCCTGCTCTGGCTATCTCTACCGCTGCGGGCATCGTCATGACGCGTGCCGCATCGGAGGTAGAGCTCAGTTCTACGCTGGGCCGTCAGATGCTTTTCTACCCGAAACCGCTCGGTATTACGGCGGGCGTGCTCTTGTTCGTTGGCTTGATTCCTGGGATGCCGTTCTTTCCGTTCTTCGCGGTAGCGGCCCTCATGGGCACAATGGCCTATTCCAGGGTGAAGGCACCGCCGTCGGCGCCTGGGCGGAGAGCCGGGGAGGGCGGAGAGGAGGCCCCTGCTGCGGCCTCAGGTCCAGAAAAGGTGGAGCAGCTCTTACCGCTGGACTTGCTGACGCTGGAGGTGGGGTACGGGTTGATTCCGTTGGTAGATGCGAGCCAGGGAGGGGACCTTCTGGACCGGGTCAAACTGATCCGACGCCAATTCGCCCTCGACATGGGGTTCGTCGTCCCGCCCATCAGGATCCGGGACAATCTCTCGCTTCGGCCTAACGGCTACAGCGTCAAGATGAAAGGATTGGAGGTTGCCCAGGGGGAGGTCATGGTCGGACATTTCCTCGCGATGGATCCTGGAACGGCCCAGGAGCCTGTGGAGGGGCTCGAGACGCGGGAGCCGACCTTCGGTCTACCGGCTAGGTGGATCAGCACCGCGCTCAAGGAGCGCGCTCAGATCCTTGGGTACACGGTCGTCGACCCCTCGTCGGTTGTGGCTACCCATCTGTCGGAGGTGATCCGGCAGGAGGCCCGAGAACTGCTGGGTCGACAGGAGGTGCAGGCGCTTCTGGATCACCTGAAGCAGAGCCATCCGGCCCTGGTGGATGGCGTCATCCCCGCCCAACTCTCGCTGGGCGCGGTGCAGCGGGTCTTGCAAGGACTACTGACGGAGGGGGCCTCGATCCGGGACCTTCCGACGATTATTGAGGCGCTCGCCGATTACGCTCCATTCACGAAAGACCCGATCCTGCTGACCGAGCATGCGCGGCAGGCCCTGGCAAAATCAATCTGCCGATCGCTCGTCGCGCCTGACGGAACCTTGGCGGTACTCACGCTCGGGCCATCCATGGAACAGACAATGTCCGAGGCGGTCATCCAGAATGAGCAGGAGAGCTATCTGGCCTTGGAGCCAAGGCTTGCGCAGAAGGTCGTCGAGGCGATTGCTCAGGGGGTGGAGCGGTGCCTCCCGCTCCAGGGACAGCCGGTCTTCCTCTGCACCGCCGCGGTTCGCCCGCATCTGCGGCGTCTGATCGAACGGTATCTGCCTCAGGTGGTGGTGTTGTCATATAACGAGATCGGACCTCGCGTCTCGGTTAAGGTCTTGAGGACGGTGGAGCTCAGCGATGCATCTTAA
- the flhF gene encoding flagellar biosynthesis protein FlhF: MHLKRFRAATMDEALRQVREELGPEAVILHTKSIPRDGLTPFGKYQTVEVVAALDDDPPGQGPRAKGQGRGARYAPPSIPPTHPEGTRGEGQGGGAKGVGPMPTGGALEPATLHREIAQLKAMVSGLLGRGHLPPDLPDALGQIYWSLLAQEVDEGVARRWIVCVRDKLRAQASAATTSSSASLAEVLAQEIMRAWTPRMGNGQRRVVALVGPTGVGKTTTIAKLAAGCHFREGKKVSLITTDTYRIAGAQQLKNYADLIGLPYCVAPLPDDLSRALAAERDADVVFVDTVGRSARRQDQLEELAAYVRGYDGCEVHLVLSATTKRADLLQAIEGYRPLSFSSIIATKIDETSTVGPVLEAALVAATPISYLTTGQEVPDDIEEANPLRLAWRLVGAPEGGREG; the protein is encoded by the coding sequence ATGCATCTTAAGCGATTCCGCGCAGCCACGATGGACGAGGCCCTGCGACAGGTCCGAGAGGAGTTGGGCCCAGAGGCCGTGATCCTCCATACCAAGAGCATTCCGCGGGACGGGCTGACGCCGTTCGGCAAGTATCAGACTGTGGAGGTGGTCGCCGCCCTCGACGACGATCCGCCAGGCCAAGGGCCAAGGGCCAAGGGCCAAGGGCGAGGCGCGAGGTACGCCCCCCCATCCATCCCTCCCACGCACCCGGAGGGTACCCGGGGGGAGGGGCAGGGAGGGGGTGCGAAGGGCGTAGGGCCCATGCCCACTGGAGGCGCCCTGGAGCCTGCCACGCTGCATAGGGAGATCGCCCAGCTCAAGGCGATGGTGTCCGGTCTGCTCGGACGGGGGCACCTGCCACCTGATCTGCCCGACGCGCTCGGTCAGATATACTGGTCGCTACTGGCCCAGGAGGTGGATGAGGGCGTAGCCCGTCGATGGATCGTCTGTGTGCGGGACAAGCTGCGAGCCCAGGCGTCAGCCGCCACGACATCATCGTCAGCCTCGCTCGCAGAGGTCCTGGCCCAGGAGATCATGCGGGCATGGACCCCACGGATGGGCAATGGGCAGCGGCGGGTAGTGGCGCTTGTCGGGCCGACGGGCGTCGGCAAGACTACTACCATCGCTAAACTGGCGGCGGGATGCCACTTCCGTGAGGGAAAAAAGGTCTCACTGATTACGACCGATACCTATCGGATCGCCGGAGCCCAGCAACTCAAGAACTATGCCGACCTGATCGGACTGCCCTATTGCGTGGCGCCGCTTCCGGATGACCTTTCCCGGGCGCTTGCGGCGGAGCGGGACGCCGATGTGGTCTTCGTCGATACCGTCGGGAGGAGCGCGCGGCGGCAGGACCAACTGGAGGAACTGGCGGCCTACGTCCGTGGGTACGACGGCTGCGAGGTGCACCTGGTCTTGAGCGCCACCACGAAACGGGCCGATCTCTTACAGGCCATCGAGGGGTACAGGCCCCTCAGTTTCAGCTCCATTATTGCGACCAAGATCGACGAAACATCTACCGTAGGGCCGGTACTCGAGGCTGCGCTGGTAGCGGCCACCCCCATTTCCTATCTCACGACGGGGCAGGAGGTGCCGGACGACATCGAGGAGGCCAACCCGTTACGGCTGGCGTGGCGTCTCGTCGGGGCGCCGGAGGGCGGAAGGGAGGGATGA
- a CDS encoding MinD/ParA family protein, translating to MRQVQDQASKLRHAAATTTNGFRTIAITSGKGGVGKTSLAVNLGLLMAGNGQRVALLDGDMGLANVDVLLGMTPKFTLRHVVEGQKELTEIMLRGPNGLYVIPASRGVEAMAHLPVAGRARLLGRLEQLEGLIDILLIDTAAGISPNVLSLILAADEAIVVTVPEPTAITDAYAIIKVLSRHRADLRAGILMNMVEGVSQAEEVFDQLRRIIRHFLKLEVRFTGHVLRDECVGRAVCEQKPFSVCFPYARASRSLHELAKSLAAPSQFAPHPEPFWGRMIHLAAQL from the coding sequence ATGAGGCAGGTGCAGGATCAGGCGTCGAAGCTTCGCCACGCAGCGGCCACAACCACGAACGGATTCCGGACGATTGCGATTACGAGCGGAAAGGGGGGTGTGGGGAAGACATCCTTGGCTGTGAATCTCGGCCTGTTGATGGCGGGAAATGGTCAGCGGGTGGCCCTTCTCGATGGCGATATGGGCCTTGCGAACGTTGATGTGCTGCTGGGGATGACGCCGAAGTTTACGCTCCGCCATGTCGTCGAGGGACAAAAGGAGCTCACCGAGATCATGCTCCGTGGGCCGAATGGCCTGTATGTGATCCCGGCGAGCCGGGGGGTCGAGGCGATGGCCCACCTCCCTGTGGCAGGGCGGGCCAGGCTTCTTGGGCGGCTCGAACAACTGGAGGGATTGATCGATATCCTCCTGATCGACACCGCGGCGGGGATCTCGCCCAACGTCCTCAGCCTGATCCTGGCGGCCGACGAGGCGATCGTCGTGACCGTCCCAGAACCTACCGCCATCACCGATGCGTACGCGATCATCAAGGTCCTGTCGCGCCATCGCGCCGATCTGCGCGCGGGTATCCTGATGAATATGGTGGAGGGAGTCTCCCAGGCCGAGGAGGTATTTGATCAGTTGCGGCGGATCATCCGGCACTTTCTCAAGCTGGAGGTCCGATTCACGGGCCATGTCCTTCGAGACGAATGCGTCGGACGAGCGGTCTGTGAGCAGAAGCCGTTCTCGGTCTGCTTCCCCTACGCGAGAGCCTCACGCTCGCTGCACGAGCTGGCTAAGTCGCTCGCAGCGCCGAGTCAGTTCGCGCCACACCCGGAACCCTTTTGGGGTCGGATGATTCACTTGGCGGCGCAGTTGTGA